ACCTGCATGTGCGGCTCGCGCGGGCTGATGCCTGGCTGACGTGGAATTGGCGACGGGCCGGCAAGCCCGATCCGAAACCGAGCCGGGGCGACGTCTACTACCTGGCCGGCTGCGATGTTGTGTCAGCTGCGCTGCAAGGCAACGTCGATTGGGTCGTGATTTTCACGGGCAGCTACCTGCACCCGGATACGCTGGTTCAGCTGCGGCGGGCAGGGCGGCGCGTGGCGCTGGTGCTGACCGAATCGCCGTACGAGGACGACTGGCAGCGACGGATCATCCCGTATGCGGATGTCGTTTTCACCAACGAGCGGGCGTCTGTCAACGCGCTGCGGACGACGACGCCAAACGTCTACTACCTGCCGCACGCCTACGACCCGGCGCGTCACCGGCCCGACCTGGCCGACGATCCAGATGTGCCAGCCCACGACGTGGTCTTCGTGGGTACAGGGTTTCCAGAGCGGCTGGAGGCCCTGGCGGCCGTCGACTGGACGGGCATCGACCTGGGCCTCTACGGCACCTACGAGCTGCTCGGCTCGCGGTCAAAGCTGCGCCAGTACGTGCGGGACGGCGTCATTGACAACGCCCGCGCAGCAGCCCTCTACCGCAAGGCCAAGATCGGGCTGAATCTCTACCGGCAGTCCGTGACGTGCCACCGCGAGAGCCCGCGCATCCTGGGCGCGCAGAGCATGAACCCGCGCGCCTTTGAACTGGCGGCCTGTGGGGCGTTTCAGATCTCCGACGCGCGGGCCGAGGTTGCTGAAGTGTTTGGGGGTCTCGTGCCGACCTTCACCGACCCGGCCGAGCTGGGGGCGCTGGTGCGCCGCTGGCTGGCCGACGACGCCGGCCGTGCGGCGATCCGTGCGGCCGTACCTGAGCGGATTGCCCGCTCGACGTTCGCCCACCGTGCCGCCCAGGTGGCGGCGTTCCTCGCGGCCATTCAGAGCGAGATGGCCGCGACTGTGAGGAGGGGTGCCTGATGGCAGCCTACGCTGGTCGTAAGGGCGTGGTGTACCTGGCGCCCGATGGGTCTGGGGCCGCTTCGGCCGTGCTGAAGGTGAGCAAGTGGTCTCTCGACCGCCAAACCGACAAGATCGAGGTGACGGCCTTCCAGGACCTGAACAAGACCTACGTTCAGGGCCTCCCGGACATGAAGGGCACGTTCGAAGCGTACTACGACGACACCGAGACCAAGATCTTCGCGGCGGCGGCATCGTCGGCGGCGGTTCGGATGTACACGTACATCTCGTCAGACGCGGCCTCGAAGTACGCCTACGGCCTGGCCTGGCTGGACGCGAGCATCGAGGTTGACGTGAACGGCGCGGTGAAGGTCTCGGGGTCGTTCGTGGCGGGCGGCTCGTGGGGCATCAACTTCTGATGTCCGAGGGATCGAGTTTCACGATCAGGGGGGTTGCCGGCCGGCTCAAGGCCGGCAGCCACCTTGCCGCCGAGATTCACGGCTGGACGGCCGTCAGGCAGCCTGACGGCCGCTGGCGGATCTCGGCCGAGCGCCACACGCCAGACGCGTACTGGCTGGAGAACGGCACGACGTTCAAGGCCGTGCTCCAGGTTGGGAAGAGCGAGCAGCTCGGGCGGGCCGAGATCCTCAGTTTGAGCCCGCTCGTGTTCAACATGGAGATCTCTTGAGTAGCAAACCACAGTTCTTCGTGGGCGAAGAGACCGCGATCATCGACCTGGGAGACGGCTTCTGGGTTGAGCTGAATCGAGAGCTTGACTACGGCCAGGAGTCAGAGCTTGAAGGCGCCGCGATTCGCGACGTCGGCGTTGACGGCAATGGCCAGATGAGGGCCGAATTCTCGCTCAATGGACAGCGAGGGCTGATGCTGGCGCTGTACATCGCGGACTGGAATCTCGTCAGTCCGAAGGGAAAGCCGGTACCGCTGCCGGACAACCTTGCCGAGCGCCAGAAGGCCGTGCTGCGGCTGCGGCCAGCCTGGGGCAAGCGGATCGTGGCGGAGATCGAGAAGCTCCGCGCTGACGATGGCGAGCCGACCGCCATCGCGGTGCCAGCTGACGAGGATGGGGCAAACCCTACCTGACCTGGCGCCGCATCCGCGCCAGAA
This is a stretch of genomic DNA from Chloroflexota bacterium. It encodes these proteins:
- a CDS encoding glycosyltransferase gives rise to the protein MHAECFAWVRNTIEQLPARRRVVEIGGRNINGSVRPLFAGAEYTAVDVAPGAGVDVVEDGATYQPEAPPDTVVCCEVLEHAPNAEQIVANAVRILAPGGLLILTCATDPRPPHSGHDGGGLQAGEHYRNVPMADVERWLRAAGVETVRGHVDTQRGDLMVEAWKSGRSQQENLRLLLVHPGADWSTADVFDGYRAALLDLGHTAAAFNLHVRLARADAWLTWNWRRAGKPDPKPSRGDVYYLAGCDVVSAALQGNVDWVVIFTGSYLHPDTLVQLRRAGRRVALVLTESPYEDDWQRRIIPYADVVFTNERASVNALRTTTPNVYYLPHAYDPARHRPDLADDPDVPAHDVVFVGTGFPERLEALAAVDWTGIDLGLYGTYELLGSRSKLRQYVRDGVIDNARAAALYRKAKIGLNLYRQSVTCHRESPRILGAQSMNPRAFELAACGAFQISDARAEVAEVFGGLVPTFTDPAELGALVRRWLADDAGRAAIRAAVPERIARSTFAHRAAQVAAFLAAIQSEMAATVRRGA